A region from the Lytechinus variegatus isolate NC3 chromosome 6, Lvar_3.0, whole genome shotgun sequence genome encodes:
- the LOC121416500 gene encoding uncharacterized protein LOC121416500 produces the protein MASKFPTKKSGEVDLRTRKGHDMTWSCDKHGEPIKFFCKKHKIPICHPCATKDHSQKPCELDDIEDVIFERRRQLDEKRPKVQELHKQLEVLSTKIKTVSTSGSTHLRTINNNIQASYHDKIKSVGEKENRIIRVINEEADEEIRLVNEKREKRIKDCNTEREKERQIIKDKEANLLSDTKTISGVLTKKTNNLSCKNQHAIKTLMSIESTIKRINQHDETLVNEAPQVLASIDENLSLNVHQDVSDCLDRIQSEVERVKFVEGEVGGEYYGRIDGYIGKWELVKSIHIPWAVEKPWVRGLVSDDEICVQDVGNNDMYVTNINTQHTERVIDEGVLITSCAPIDSNVIVCGKMRYDCTGDRMDGCIILYDRQWKVIRDISIPMYGDSSYCSMYVDVDRDGMIIAAQSNQSIIYVINPTNDKIVNTITMQGKKVMCRIQALSSGDIVVETDHDKFTVISRSGEEKAVIHCDEWVWPQCRVDKLTDTLYIAYWDRARNIYAVDQVSRDGIIQARRIVESEGSFSTLFTMYISPCLFTPSGNLVGCDRSKLLLYKKAFIL, from the coding sequence ATGGCGTCTAAGTTCCCAACAAAGAAGAGTGGAGAGGTCGATCTTCGTACAAGGAAAGGTCATGACATGACATGGTCTTGTGACAAGCATGGTGAGCCAATCaaatttttctgtaaaaaacacaaaattccCATATGTCATCCATGCGCTACCAAAGATCACAGTCAGAAACCATGTGAGCTAGACGACATCGAGGATGTCATCTTCGAAAGGAGGAGACAGCTAGATGAAAAACGGCCAAAAGTTCAAGAACTTCACAAACAATTGGAAGTCCTCAGCACGAAAATAAAGACTGTATCAACGTCTGGAAGTACTCATCTTCGGACAATTAACAACAACATTCAAGCATCATATCACGACAAGATCAAATCTGTTGGAGAAAAGGAGAACAGGATAATTAGGGTTATTAACGAGGAGGCAGATGAGGAAATAAGACTAGTAAATGAGAAGAGAGAAAAACGGATAAAGGATTGCAACACCGAGAGAGAAAAGGAGCGACAAATAATCAAAGACAAAGAAGCGAACCTTTTATCAGATACGAAGACAATCAGTGGGGTACTTACTAAGAAGACAAATAATCTCTCTTGTAAAAATCAGCATGCAATAAAGACTTTGATGAGCATTGAATCAACCATCAAACGTATAAACCAACATGATGAAACATTGGTGAATGAAGCTCCTCAAGTACTTGCATctattgatgaaaatttaagTTTGAATGTTCATCAAGATGTTAGCGACTGTCTTGACCGAATACAGAGTGAAGTTGAGAGAGTGAAGTTTGTAGAGGGGGAAGTAGGTGGAGAATACTATGGTAGAATTGATGGGTATATCGGTAAATGGGAACTTGTCAAGTCAATCCACATTCCATGGGCTGTTGAAAAGCCGTGGGTGCGTGGTTTAGTCAGTGATGATGAGATATGTGTGCAAGACGTAGGTAACAATGACATGTATGTTACAAACATCAACACTCAACACACAGAGAGAGTCATTGATGAAGGTGTGTTGATTACATCATGTGCGCCCATAGACAGTAACGTAATAGTATGTGGTAAGATGAGATATGATTGCACGGGTGACAGGATGGATGGATGCATCATTCTCTATGACAGACAATGGAAGGTGATAAGAGACATCAGCATACCAATGTATGGAGACTCCAGCTATTGTAGTATGTATGTTGATGTTGACAGGGATGGGATGATCATCGCTGCTCAGTCCAATCAGTCTATTATCTACGTCATCAATCCTACTAATGATAAGATAGTAAACACTATTACGATGCAGGGTAAGAAGGTGATGTGTAGGATACAAGCCTTGTCATCAGGTGATATCGTTGTGGAGACAGATCATGATAAATTCACTGTCATCTCACGATCAGGAGAAGAGAAGGCTGTCATACACTGTGATGAGTGGGTCTGGCCACAGTGTCGCGTTGACAAACTGACAGACACACTCTACATTGCGTATTGGGATAGAGCGCGTAATATCTACGCAGTTGATCAGGTGTCACGTGATGGTATCATCCAGGCAAGGAGGATCGTGGAATCCGAGGGTTCATTTTCCACTCTCTTCACCATGTACATCAGCCCTTGTCTTTTTACTCCTTCTGGTAACCTCGTAGGATGTGACAGAAGCAAACTTCTTCTTTACAAGAAGGCTTTTATCTTGTGA